The proteins below are encoded in one region of Caulobacter henricii:
- a CDS encoding glycerophosphodiester phosphodiesterase: MTLLTRRAMTTAALAGTFLPGLARAQGKRPLVIAHRGASGLRPEHTALAYELGIEQGCDFIEPDLVPTRDGHLVARHENEIGGTTEIASRPEFAARKATKTIDGESVTGWFTEDFTLAELKTLRARERLPQLRPTSAAFDGQAQILTFDEVVAIARAGTKRTGRVIGVYPEMKHPSYFASIGLPVEGRMLDALKRNDLNSATAPVFVQCFEVTPLKTLRARTRARLVLLADAEGGPPDLPGVKYADLLTAEGLKGVAAYADGLGPNWRLVVPTDGKTLGAPTRLVSDAHAAGLQVHPWTVRAENYFLPETLRRGDAQAADYLARHGDADAVLKALFAVGVDGVFSDFPALAVAARA; the protein is encoded by the coding sequence ATGACCCTGCTGACCCGTCGCGCCATGACCACCGCCGCCCTCGCGGGCACCTTCCTGCCCGGCCTGGCGCGGGCCCAGGGCAAAAGGCCCCTCGTCATCGCCCACCGCGGAGCCTCGGGCCTGCGCCCCGAACACACGGCCCTGGCCTATGAGCTGGGGATCGAGCAGGGCTGCGACTTCATCGAGCCGGATCTGGTGCCGACCAGGGACGGCCATTTGGTCGCCCGCCACGAGAACGAGATCGGCGGCACGACCGAAATCGCCTCCCGCCCCGAGTTTGCGGCCCGCAAGGCGACCAAGACCATCGACGGCGAGAGCGTCACGGGCTGGTTCACCGAAGACTTCACCCTGGCCGAACTGAAGACCCTGCGGGCCCGCGAGCGCCTGCCACAGCTGCGCCCGACCAGCGCCGCCTTTGACGGCCAGGCCCAGATCCTCACCTTCGACGAGGTGGTCGCCATCGCCCGGGCCGGCACAAAGCGCACGGGCCGCGTCATCGGCGTCTATCCCGAAATGAAGCACCCGAGCTATTTCGCCTCGATCGGCCTGCCGGTCGAAGGCCGGATGCTGGACGCCCTGAAGCGCAATGACCTCAACTCGGCCACCGCCCCGGTGTTCGTCCAGTGCTTTGAGGTCACGCCGCTGAAGACCCTGCGCGCCAGGACCCGCGCCCGGCTGGTGCTGCTGGCCGATGCCGAGGGCGGTCCGCCCGACCTGCCGGGCGTCAAATATGCCGACCTGCTGACCGCCGAGGGCCTGAAGGGCGTCGCCGCCTATGCCGACGGCCTGGGACCCAACTGGCGGCTTGTGGTGCCCACCGACGGCAAGACCCTGGGTGCGCCGACCCGCCTCGTCAGCGACGCCCATGCCGCCGGCCTGCAGGTCCATCCGTGGACGGTGCGGGCCGAGAACTACTTCCTGCCCGAGACCCTGCGCCGCGGCGATGCCCAGGCCGCCGACTATCTGGCCCGCCACGGCGACGCCGATGCGGTGCTCAAGGCCCTCTTTGCTGTCGGCGTCGACGGCGTGTTCAGCGACTTCCCGGCCCTCGCGGTGGCGGCACGCGCTTGA
- a CDS encoding ABC transporter transmembrane domain-containing protein: MMTDVHGGDISVEGRPGAGAELAQGMSEAAARRPRRKDIRPLAHLLPFVRAHIGDALAAGFFLLFSTSATLGLTAAFKTVIDKGFATGAASAVNGAFVGLGAVALVLAVATSLRFFFITRLGERVVADLRRALYGHTLTLDPAYFLKTRTGEVLSRLTTDVTIIEQLVGTSASVAVRNILSLVGGLGYMAVVSPKLAGFIVLMVPVILAPMFLMGRRVRKLSVTAQDRFADAVGYAGESLDALDTVQAFGREKASDSRFGEAVEMAYQASVRRITARAVMTAVVIVLAFGGITLLLWSGAHLVLSGEMTAGTLAQFALLAMMTAGSIGALGEVWGDVQKASGAMERIAELLSSRPGIAAPEKPRTLPQPATGAVAFENVTFAYPGRPDLPALNGFDLTVRAGETVALVGPSGAGKSTVLRLLLRFYDPQAGVVTLDGVDLRDADPAEVRQCMALVAQDSPLFSGSALDNIRFGRADATEQEARDAAEAAQATGFLEALPQGFDTPVGERAKTLSGGQRQRLAIARALVRQAPILLLDEATSALDAENERLVQQALHAAMAGRTTLVIAHRLATVLKADRIVVMEDGRVVEQGTHAELSARGGLYSRLAKLQFGVEAA, translated from the coding sequence TTGATGACCGACGTGCACGGCGGGGATATTTCGGTCGAGGGACGCCCCGGCGCAGGTGCTGAACTGGCCCAGGGAATGTCGGAAGCCGCCGCCCGGCGGCCGCGCCGCAAGGACATCCGCCCCCTGGCCCATCTGCTGCCTTTCGTGCGCGCCCATATCGGTGACGCCTTGGCGGCCGGCTTCTTCCTGCTGTTCTCGACCAGCGCCACGCTTGGCCTGACCGCCGCCTTCAAGACCGTGATCGACAAGGGTTTTGCCACCGGTGCCGCCTCGGCCGTCAATGGGGCCTTTGTGGGCCTTGGCGCGGTGGCCCTGGTGCTGGCCGTGGCCACCTCCCTGCGGTTCTTCTTCATCACCCGGCTGGGCGAGCGGGTCGTGGCCGACCTGCGGCGTGCCCTCTACGGCCATACCCTGACCCTGGATCCGGCCTATTTCCTGAAAACCCGCACCGGCGAGGTGCTGTCGCGCCTGACCACTGATGTCACGATCATCGAGCAGTTGGTCGGAACCTCGGCCTCGGTGGCCGTGCGCAATATCCTCAGCCTGGTGGGCGGCCTCGGCTATATGGCCGTGGTCAGCCCCAAGCTGGCCGGCTTCATCGTTCTGATGGTGCCGGTGATCCTGGCGCCGATGTTCCTGATGGGCCGCCGGGTGCGCAAGCTGTCGGTGACCGCCCAGGACCGTTTTGCCGACGCGGTCGGCTATGCCGGTGAGAGCCTCGACGCCCTCGACACCGTCCAGGCCTTCGGACGCGAGAAGGCCTCGGACAGCCGCTTCGGCGAGGCGGTCGAGATGGCCTATCAGGCCTCGGTGCGGCGCATCACCGCCCGGGCCGTCATGACCGCCGTGGTCATCGTCCTGGCCTTCGGCGGGATCACCCTGCTGCTGTGGTCCGGCGCCCATCTGGTGCTGTCCGGCGAGATGACTGCGGGCACCCTGGCCCAGTTCGCCCTGTTGGCCATGATGACCGCCGGGTCGATCGGGGCGCTCGGCGAGGTCTGGGGCGATGTCCAGAAGGCCTCTGGCGCGATGGAACGCATCGCTGAACTGCTGAGCTCCCGGCCCGGCATCGCCGCGCCGGAAAAGCCCAGGACCCTGCCGCAGCCGGCGACGGGGGCCGTCGCCTTCGAAAACGTCACCTTCGCCTATCCGGGCCGCCCCGACCTGCCGGCCCTGAACGGCTTTGATTTGACCGTCAGGGCCGGTGAGACCGTCGCCCTGGTCGGACCCTCAGGCGCGGGCAAGAGCACCGTCCTGCGCCTTCTGCTGCGCTTCTACGACCCGCAGGCGGGCGTCGTGACCCTCGATGGTGTCGATCTGCGCGACGCCGACCCGGCCGAGGTTCGCCAGTGCATGGCCCTGGTGGCCCAGGATTCGCCGCTGTTCTCGGGCTCGGCCCTGGACAATATCCGCTTCGGTCGCGCCGACGCCACCGAGCAGGAGGCCCGCGACGCCGCCGAGGCGGCCCAGGCCACCGGCTTCCTAGAGGCCCTGCCCCAGGGCTTCGACACCCCGGTCGGCGAGCGCGCCAAGACCCTGTCGGGCGGCCAGCGCCAGCGCCTGGCCATCGCCCGGGCCCTGGTGCGCCAGGCCCCGATCCTGCTGCTCGACGAGGCCACCAGCGCGCTTGACGCCGAGAACGAGCGCCTAGTCCAGCAGGCTCTGCACGCGGCCATGGCCGGCCGCACCACCCTGGTCATCGCCCACCGCCTGGCCACCGTGCTCAAGGCCGACCGCATCGTGGTCATGGAGGACGGCCGCGTGGTCGAACAGGGCACCCACGCCGAGCTTTCGGCCCGCGGCGGGCTCTATTCGCGGCTGGCCAAGTTGCAGTTCGGGGTGGAGGCGGCCTAG
- the rpmE gene encoding 50S ribosomal protein L31: MKQDIHPDYHFITVTMTDGTSYPTRSTYGKEGAVLALDIDPRVHPAWTGGNAHLLDRGGRVSRFNAKFAGFTKK; the protein is encoded by the coding sequence ATGAAACAAGACATTCACCCCGACTATCACTTCATCACCGTCACCATGACGGATGGCACCAGCTATCCGACCCGTTCGACCTACGGGAAGGAAGGCGCCGTGCTCGCCCTGGATATCGATCCGCGCGTGCACCCTGCCTGGACCGGCGGCAACGCCCACCTGCTGGACCGTGGTGGCCGCGTGTCGCGCTTCAACGCCAAGTTCGCGGGCTTCACCAAGAAGTAA
- a CDS encoding GIY-YIG nuclease family protein yields MTNDLSRRIWEHREGVGSQFCRKYGVHRLVYYEEHEDISFAIHREKRLKKYHRQWKINLIEGFNPTWTDLYETWNC; encoded by the coding sequence GTGACCAACGATCTGTCGCGCCGGATCTGGGAACATCGGGAAGGCGTAGGCAGTCAGTTCTGCCGAAAGTACGGTGTCCACAGGCTTGTCTATTATGAGGAGCACGAGGACATCAGCTTCGCGATCCATCGCGAGAAACGGCTGAAGAAGTATCACCGCCAGTGGAAGATCAACCTGATCGAGGGCTTCAACCCGACCTGGACTGATCTTTATGAGACCTGGAATTGCTGA
- a CDS encoding DUF1465 family protein → MTDLNASASTPWRAGVIQDFAKSELFDRTFEEGMMLVEETAAYLDGAGRHDSKILSRNAALAYATESMRLTTRLMQVASWLLVQRAVKEGEMAAEAACAESYRLAEEVAAIGAAVEELPYGLVNLLQRSERLYERVRHLDRRMYIEVASEEAPRPVQAQFDRLAAAFGG, encoded by the coding sequence ATGACCGATCTGAACGCATCTGCGTCGACACCGTGGCGCGCGGGGGTCATCCAGGACTTCGCGAAGTCGGAACTGTTCGATCGCACCTTCGAGGAAGGCATGATGCTGGTCGAGGAAACCGCCGCCTATCTTGATGGGGCCGGCCGCCACGACAGCAAGATCCTCTCGCGCAACGCCGCCCTGGCCTATGCCACCGAGAGCATGCGCCTGACGACGCGCCTGATGCAGGTGGCCTCCTGGCTGCTGGTGCAGCGGGCGGTCAAGGAGGGCGAGATGGCCGCCGAAGCCGCCTGTGCCGAAAGCTATCGTCTGGCCGAAGAGGTCGCGGCGATCGGGGCTGCGGTCGAGGAACTGCCCTACGGCCTGGTCAATCTGCTGCAGCGGTCCGAGCGTCTCTATGAGCGGGTCCGGCATCTGGACCGGCGGATGTATATTGAAGTCGCTTCTGAAGAGGCCCCCCGACCCGTTCAGGCCCAGTTCGATCGACTGGCGGCGGCGTTCGGCGGTTAA
- a CDS encoding DUF1192 domain-containing protein has protein sequence MFEEPVEPRAFNRGALSETIHEDLEIYGVAELEERIEALQAEITRTKAQLDKKRAGRDAANALFGRLD, from the coding sequence ATGTTCGAGGAACCCGTCGAGCCACGCGCTTTCAATCGTGGCGCACTCAGCGAGACCATCCACGAGGACCTCGAGATCTATGGCGTGGCCGAGCTCGAGGAGCGGATCGAGGCGCTGCAGGCCGAGATCACCCGCACCAAGGCCCAACTGGACAAGAAGCGGGCCGGGCGCGACGCGGCCAATGCGCTGTTTGGTCGCCTCGACTAG
- a CDS encoding NAD(P)H-quinone oxidoreductase, producing the protein MSDAMTAITVEGGKGPAEALAAASLPRPVPGPGEILIKVAAAGINRPDLLQRMGYYPPPPGAPATLGLEVAGEVLVAAGRWSVGDRVCALLGGGGYAQYAVVDARHALPVPDGFDMVHAAALPETVFTVYANVFEHGTLKAGETLLVHGGTSGIGTTAIAMAKAAGARVIATGRGADKKAKALELGADIAVDTRTEDFAEIARAAGGVDVVLDMVGASYFEKNLSALNIGGRIVYIAALAGPMLEVPVLAIMQKRATITGSTLRPRSADEKARLAAEIERVVWPWIAAGKLKPVVDATFPLEQAGKAHAHLEAGEHVGKVVLVV; encoded by the coding sequence ATGTCCGACGCCATGACCGCGATTACCGTTGAAGGCGGCAAGGGGCCCGCCGAGGCGCTGGCTGCCGCGTCCCTGCCGCGCCCTGTGCCCGGACCCGGCGAGATCCTGATCAAGGTCGCGGCGGCGGGGATCAACCGGCCCGATCTGCTGCAGCGCATGGGCTATTATCCGCCCCCACCCGGAGCCCCGGCCACCCTGGGCCTGGAGGTCGCCGGTGAGGTCCTGGTGGCCGCCGGACGCTGGTCGGTAGGCGACAGGGTCTGCGCCCTGCTGGGCGGTGGCGGCTATGCGCAATATGCCGTGGTCGACGCCCGCCATGCCCTGCCCGTGCCCGACGGGTTCGACATGGTCCACGCCGCCGCCCTGCCCGAGACCGTTTTCACCGTCTACGCGAATGTGTTCGAGCATGGCACCCTGAAGGCCGGCGAGACCCTGCTGGTGCACGGCGGAACGTCCGGGATCGGCACAACCGCCATTGCCATGGCCAAGGCCGCCGGGGCCCGGGTGATCGCCACCGGACGCGGGGCCGACAAGAAGGCCAAGGCCCTTGAGCTGGGGGCCGACATCGCCGTCGACACCAGGACCGAGGACTTCGCCGAGATCGCCCGGGCGGCCGGCGGCGTCGATGTGGTGCTCGACATGGTTGGGGCCAGCTATTTCGAAAAGAACCTGAGCGCCCTGAATATCGGCGGCCGCATCGTCTATATCGCCGCCCTGGCCGGCCCGATGCTGGAAGTTCCGGTCCTGGCGATCATGCAGAAGCGCGCCACGATCACCGGCTCGACCCTGCGCCCCCGCTCGGCCGACGAGAAGGCCCGTCTGGCGGCCGAGATCGAACGCGTGGTCTGGCCCTGGATCGCGGCGGGCAAGCTGAAGCCAGTCGTCGACGCGACCTTCCCGCTGGAACAAGCGGGCAAGGCCCATGCCCATCTCGAGGCGGGCGAACATGTCGGCAAGGTCGTGCTGGTGGTGTGA